The Streptomyces vinaceus genome contains the following window.
CATCATCGTGGCCTTGAGGTGCACGGAGAACAGGACGTTCTCGGCCTTGGCGCGCTCGATCTGGTCGTTCAGGAAGGTGCGCAGCGCGTCGACGTGCAGGACGGACGCGTCCACGACCTCACCGGCGAGGACGGGTACGGACTCGCGCAGGACGGTCGTGGTGCCGTCGGCGGCGACGTGCTCGATGCGGAGCGTGCCGGCCTCGGTGATGACCGCGGACTTCTCGGTGGAGCGGAAGTCCTCGGCGCCCATGGTCGCGACGTTCGTCTTCGACTCGGGGGTCCAGGCGCCCATGCGGTGCGGGTGGGCCTTGGCGTAGTTCTTGACCGAGGCGGGGGCGCGGCGGTCGGAGTTGCCCTCGCGCAGGACCGGGTTGACGGCGCTGCCCTTGACCTTGTCGTAGCGCGCGCGGATCTCGCGCTCCTCGTCGGTCTTCGGGTCGTCCGGGTAGTCCGGAAGCGCGTAGCCCTGGCCCTGGAGCTCGGCGACCGCGGCCTTCAGCTGCGGGATCGAGGCCGAGATGTTGGGCAGCTTGATGATGTTCGCTTCCGGCGTCTTCGCCAGCTCGCCGAGCTCGGCGAGGGCATCGGCGATCCGCTGGCCCTCTTCCAGGTGCTCGGGGAAGCTGGCGATGATCCGACCGGCCAGGGAGATGTCACGGGTCTCGACATTCACACCGGCCGTCGACGCGTAGGCCTGGATCACAGGCAGGAAGGAATACGTCGCGAGGGCCGGGGCCTCGTCAGTGTGCGTGTAGATGATGGTCGAGTCAGTCACCGGATGCTCCGCTCCACAGTCTGCGTCTCTCGTCTGCAACATTGCTCGACATCAAGATATCTCGTGATCGGGGCGGTCCGGACAGCCCCCTGCCCGAGTCCCGGGGAGACACGCGTCACCCCCGGGCCCGCACGGCCCGTGGAACGGCGAGAGCGCCGCCCCGCGGCCGTTTCCGGCCGGGGCGGCGCTCAGGCGATCAGGCGTACGGGCCTGCTCAGGCGTGGACGGCCTTCGGGTTCGGGCCGTACTCGTTCGGCTGGGCCTGGCCCTCGGTCGCCATGAGGACGAGGAGCCAGATGCCGCCGATCAGCGGGACGAGGGCGATGAGCAGCCACCAGCCGGACTTGCCGGTGTCGTGCAGGCGGCGGACACCGACGGCCAGACCCGGGAGGAGGACTGCCAGCGCGTAGATCGCGTAGAGCAGCGGGTAGGTGCCGATCGCGTTGTCCAGGACGGCGATGATGATCAGGGCGATCAGGTTGAAGAGGGTGAACATCCAGTACTCCTGGCGGCGGGCGCGGCCGGAGAACACGGTGTACTTCTTCAGGACGTCGGTGTAGTAGTGCATGGGTCCCCCCTGAGGACGGTTCGTCGGCCCGTCCGTCTGGAGCAAGCCGAGGCAGAACTTATGCCCCGCTTATGTGGTGGTCAAGCCACTTCACAACCCGCCGGAAGAGCCGCATTTCGCCGGTTCACCGACCAAAGTCACCGGCCTCGGGCGCCACTTGGAACCCACGGATCGTTCCGCGTCACAGCGCGTGACGAAATGGGGGAGATAGCTGCCATTTCGTGATGCAGGAGGGGCTCCTGAATCACTCGCAGGCAACCTGTGCACCCCCTCGCCCCCGCCGGAGCGCCCTCGTCCGCACCCACATCGTTACGGCTCCGCGACCCTGTCAGCCGCTGTCACGTACGTGCACGGCGCCCCGCGCCGGACCCTCGCACCGGCACGGGACGCCGTGAACTCACCTGCGGCTCAGCCGATGTGGAACGAGTCCCCGTAGACCTTCCAGTCCAGCGGGGTGTTGAGGTTCAGGTTCCCCTTCTTCAGGAAGACCCGCTGCGCGGTGTCGACACGGCTGGTGTCGCTGTGCGCCTCCTCCTGCTTCATCGCCCAGACCCGGGCGTCGAGGAAGGCGTTCAGCCAGGTCGTCTCGTTCCCGCCCTGGGCCGGGGGCTTGGCCTTGGACAGCGCCCGCTTGCGGATGTTGCGGAAGCTGGTGGAGTCCCCGCCGTCCCCGTGCATGACGATGGCGTCGTAGTAGATGAACTGGCCGAGCGCGCCCACCCCGTCGGACTTGCCCTGATTGACTGCGGGGTTGAAGTAGACCCGGTCGCGCTCGTGGTCCTGGGCCTTCTTGAACTCGGCGTCCTGGGCCGCCTTCGCCCAGTCCTTGGTGAAGTTGGGGTCGAGGCCCTGGTGCGAGTCGGAGCCGTCGACCTTCCGCAGGGCCGGCAGGTACTTGGCGAGCACGTTGCCGGGCTTGACGTCGGTGTAGTACTCGACGAGGTCAAGCATGTCGCCCGTACCGGAACAGAAGCCGATGATCCCGGCCGTGTAGCCGCGGCCGTCGTCTATGTCCTCGATGTACTTGTACTGCGCCTTCCAGTCCAGGGAGGAGTTCTCCGCACTGGAGACGATCTGCATCGCGATGTCCTTCTTCGCCGGGTCGTCGAGCCCGACGGCCTTCGCCGCCGTCGCGGCGGCGGGTGCGGCCGCGGGGGCCGCCGTCGCGTGGGCGGTCACCGGGACGGCGAGGAGCGCGCCGCCGAGCAGGGCGCTGATGGCGATTCTCTTGCGGTGGGGGGCGAACACAAGACCTCCATAGGGGAGTTGAGGCTTGGCAGCTTCGTTAGGAAACTTTACTACCAGAGGTCGGGACAGCTCAATACCCCCGCACGCCACGTGTGCGGCCGGCAGGACAGGGTGCGACAGCGCTGGTTCATCGACCAACGCGCGGGACGCGCGGTGGCCGGATTTCCGTACCCGGGACCAGTGCCCCCGCTCCCCGCGCGCTTGTTTGACTGGGGGTACACCACGGAGGACGCCCCGGTGCCGGCGGCTCTCGCGCCGGGCGGACCCGTGGGAGGAAGGGGAGGTCCCCGCGCCCCGATCGCGGTGTTCGGCGCGCGGGCCCCTGGCCCGGAAAAAGGCTCAGAGCCAGCCGTTGCGGCGGAAGCCGCGGTGGATGACGAAGCAGGCGAGGCCCATCACGCCGACCACGATCGGGTAGCCGTACGTCCAGTGCAGTTCGGGCATGTTGTCGAAGTTCATGCCGTAGATCCCGCAGACCATGGTCGGCACGGCGACGATGGCCGCCCACGCCGTGATCTTGCGCATGTCCTCGTTCTGCGCGACGGTGACCTGCGCGAGATGCGCCTGGAGGATGGAGTCGAGCAGCGCGTCGTACGCGTTGATCTGGTCGGTGGCCCGGGTCAAGTGGTCGGCGACGTCGCGGAAGTACGCGCGGACCTCCGCCGGGATCACCGGTATCGGCTGCGTGGCCAGGTGCTGGAGCGGGCGGCTCAGCGGGGCCACCGCCCGGCGCAGCTCCAGCAGTTCGCGCTTGAGCTGGTAGATGCGGCCCGCGTCGCCCCGGCCGCCGTACTCGCTGAACACCGCCGTCTCGACGGCGTCGATGTCGTTCTGCACCGCGTCCGTGACGGCCACGTAGTCGTCGACGACGTGGTCGGCGATGGCGTGCAGCACCGAGGCCGGCCCCTTGGCCAGTTGGTCGGGCGCGGCCTCCAGGCTCTCCCGGACCGGGCCGAGCGTGCCGTGGCCGCCGTGCCGGATGGTGATGACGAAGTCGTCGCCGGTGAACGCCATCAGCTCGCCGGTCTCCACGACCTCGCTGGTCGCGGTGAGCTCCTCGTGCTCCACGTAGCGCACCGTCTTGAAGACGGAGAACAATGTGTCGTCGAACCGCTCCACCTTGGGGCGCTGGTGCGCGGTCACGGCGTCCTCGACGGCGAGGGGGTGCAGGCCGAACAGCTCGGCGAGCCCGGCGAGCTCCTCCCTGGTCGGTTCGTGCAGGCCGATCCAGACGAACCCGTCGCCCGCCTTGCGCACCCGGCGCAGCGCCTCCTCCACCTCGGCGCAGCCGTCCTGCCGTGCTCCGTCCACGTAGACCACGCAGTTGACCACCGCGCTGCCGAGCGGGGAGCGGGAAGGGTGGCTGAGGTCGACGGCGCGGCGGTAGCCGCGGCGCACGGCCCGGCGCAGGTTGCTGAACATGGACAACGGGGTACTTCCCTTCGGCGGATCAGCGGCCAGTCTGCCACCGCCGCCGATCGGCCCCGTCAGACCCTGTCGATGAACACGCTCGTCGACTTCACCCGGGCCACGGCCTGCGCGCCGACCTCCAGGCCGAGCTCCTCCACCGCCTCCCGGGTCAGGAGCGATACGACACGGTGCGGGCCGGCCTGGATCTCGACCTGTGCGTCGACCGTGCCGAGCTTCACGGCGGTGACGATGCCGGGGAAGGCGTTGCGCGCCGAGGTGTACGGGGCGTCCTCGCCCTCGCCCGCCTCTTGGGCGGCCTGCACGCAGAACGCGGCCAGGTCCGGCCCGTCCACCATGCGCCGCGCGCCCTCCCGGCGGGTGGGGAAGCGCTCGGCGTCGGCCCAGCGGCGGGCCGTGTCGACGCTCACGCCGAGCAGCCGCGCGGCCTGGCCGATCGTGTAGGACTCCATACCCGCAGCTTAGGGGGTGTCCCGCCGGTCGGGCCGGACCCCGTCCTGGCGCAGGGCCCCGGCCGCCGCGGCCGCCACCACCCGTGCCACCGTCGACAGCGCCGGGGAGTCGAGCTTCCACTGCTGCCAGTACAGCGGCACGTCCAGCGGCCGCCGCGGCGCGAGCAGTTCCAGTCCGCCCGCGCCGACCAGCGGCTCCGCCTGGGGCTCCGGCACCAGTCCCCACCCCAGCCCGGCCGCCACCGCGTCGCGGAACCCCTCCGAGGTCGGGACGTGGTGGCGCAGCGGCCCGGCCGCGGCGTCCTGATCGCCGGTCAGCGACCGTACGTACCCGTCCTGGAGCTCGTCCCGCCGGTCGAACACGATCACCGGGGCCTCCCGCAGTCCCCGCTCCAGGTCTCCGGTCAGGTACCGGGCCACGAAGGCGGGGCTCGCCACCGGCAGGTACCGCGCCAGCCCCAGCCTCCGTACGGTGCACCCGGCCACCGGGTCGGGCGAGGAGGTGACCGCCGCCATCACCTGGCCCTCCCGCAGCAGGCCCGTCGTATGCCCCTCGTCCTCCCGGT
Protein-coding sequences here:
- a CDS encoding DUF805 domain-containing protein; its protein translation is MHYYTDVLKKYTVFSGRARRQEYWMFTLFNLIALIIIAVLDNAIGTYPLLYAIYALAVLLPGLAVGVRRLHDTGKSGWWLLIALVPLIGGIWLLVLMATEGQAQPNEYGPNPKAVHA
- a CDS encoding chitosanase gives rise to the protein MFAPHRKRIAISALLGGALLAVPVTAHATAAPAAAPAAATAAKAVGLDDPAKKDIAMQIVSSAENSSLDWKAQYKYIEDIDDGRGYTAGIIGFCSGTGDMLDLVEYYTDVKPGNVLAKYLPALRKVDGSDSHQGLDPNFTKDWAKAAQDAEFKKAQDHERDRVYFNPAVNQGKSDGVGALGQFIYYDAIVMHGDGGDSTSFRNIRKRALSKAKPPAQGGNETTWLNAFLDARVWAMKQEEAHSDTSRVDTAQRVFLKKGNLNLNTPLDWKVYGDSFHIG
- the corA gene encoding magnesium/cobalt transporter CorA, which codes for MFSNLRRAVRRGYRRAVDLSHPSRSPLGSAVVNCVVYVDGARQDGCAEVEEALRRVRKAGDGFVWIGLHEPTREELAGLAELFGLHPLAVEDAVTAHQRPKVERFDDTLFSVFKTVRYVEHEELTATSEVVETGELMAFTGDDFVITIRHGGHGTLGPVRESLEAAPDQLAKGPASVLHAIADHVVDDYVAVTDAVQNDIDAVETAVFSEYGGRGDAGRIYQLKRELLELRRAVAPLSRPLQHLATQPIPVIPAEVRAYFRDVADHLTRATDQINAYDALLDSILQAHLAQVTVAQNEDMRKITAWAAIVAVPTMVCGIYGMNFDNMPELHWTYGYPIVVGVMGLACFVIHRGFRRNGWL
- a CDS encoding TOBE domain-containing protein — protein: MESYTIGQAARLLGVSVDTARRWADAERFPTRREGARRMVDGPDLAAFCVQAAQEAGEGEDAPYTSARNAFPGIVTAVKLGTVDAQVEIQAGPHRVVSLLTREAVEELGLEVGAQAVARVKSTSVFIDRV
- a CDS encoding LysR family transcriptional regulator ArgP: MDELPLDQVRTLLAVVDEGTFDAAAAALHVTPSAVSQRVKALEQRTGRVLLMRTKPVRATESGQVVVRFARQLARLERDARAELGMAQESGGPVRLPIAVNADSLATWFLPALTRVPQDPPVFFELHREDEGHTTGLLREGQVMAAVTSSPDPVAGCTVRRLGLARYLPVASPAFVARYLTGDLERGLREAPVIVFDRRDELQDGYVRSLTGDQDAAAGPLRHHVPTSEGFRDAVAAGLGWGLVPEPQAEPLVGAGGLELLAPRRPLDVPLYWQQWKLDSPALSTVARVVAAAAAGALRQDGVRPDRRDTP